CATAGTTTTGTGGGTTTGCAATACCCATGGCAGCTGCTTTATCCCCTTCCGCTGTCTACAAAggtgaaagaaagaagaaacaacCATCATTTGTGATGCAAGCTGATCCAACCATGCTGCAGTTATTGTGAAACATGCAAAACAGGACTGGTTATTAACGAAATggcatttttgcttgacaaaaccaagtgaatttgactcactacaatattttgtctgtcacatcggaggacttcatcagctATGACTGATAtgatcatctgatccactttcctggGAAACTGGTTTCTGGTTTTTGCTTAGTCTTTTTTCCAGTCTTTAAAGCAGATCATATACATATTTTCGGAAATATGTGCCCTCCCCTCTGTTTAAGGTCTTGCGGGGATTGTGGGGGTGGGGGTCCCCAGACAGGAGATATACAAAATTACAAGAAATATTCATTGTGCTCCTTTCAAatcatttaataaaataaaaagcgcagtgatttatagtgcactacgcacaggcacaacgcctagacattaatccacaagcctcagcacactttacaggttgtcgctgaccactatggcccacatcattccataaaccatttttcaacaacaattcagggactttgctgctacaagagtgcACATCCTAGACAATCCACAAATAacctttgcaaccaggatcagcgcCCCGTgtttcatacgggttacaacaagacaattagcagtaagttccttgtcccggttccttgtccagggaatttcaagctaactcaatttttccacaagatcgCATGAGGCACCGCCAGGTTCGAACTCACaactctcgcaccatagtcgaatgccttatcgattgagctaacttgagcACTATTAACCATATTACTAAACAACGACCACTTACTAAGTCTAATGAGTACTGGGCAGCAAAAGTTGACCTCATGTTGGAAATCATTTCCGGGTCACTGAGATACCTCTCCACTGCTCTTGGCTGTGATAATTCTTGCTGTATTTTCTTGGTATCTGCTAGATGCCAGCTTATTGAGGGACATACTGCTGCAAGCGATTGCTCAGCAATCAACTTGAACTTCCACTCCTGGTTGAATAGAAAatgcaatagaccttttcaaatcaagatccgAAAAAATTGTAAAaccgcagtatttattcagtaagctagggggtcaaattggtgcATGACGAATCAAGCGGAATCACATACCTTTTGAGTAAATATACAacatatttagccaaaatcaacaagagtcatcacagagaaatattttctaaaagTATTGAACTACAacttccactatttggcacttcacaatgtgacagtaaaagaaagaaaaatgcaaatgtttgtcatctgtggcacatttgatttggtcttcatgtggtcttcgcaatataaacatcaatctcttgcacaagccaTACCCAACGCTTGACAGTGTCTTTTACATACCGGTAATAATCGCGTTTGCGTTAGCGTTgatgacccggaattgtaaacagggtcatccataacaaactttgtaaaacttcaatttgaaaaggtctataggaTTAGATagtagtagcgtagccaggatttttccccGGGAATAAAGCCCAATAACACAAATTAGCGCTGCTGTGAAGGTGGTCAATTTGCTATAGTCTAGGAGCATGATATATTGCAGGCAAAAAGTCACAGAAACAATGATAACATACCATTTCTGATGTGAAGTGCGAGGGGTCACCTCCCGTTCGGTAGTAGACAATTGCAACTTCCATTCCATCCCTAGAATCAACGGAATAACAAATTCATTGTAAGAAAATTGATACGCAACTGTTTTACCAGGCAAAAAACAGGTGATTTCATGGCAGTTACGGATGTTCCATAGTTTTATTAGGAATTTGCCAGCAAAGTTGgaatattttatataaaataagtaacatattaagatggtacaagtctaaccatcagaaacaGCATAATGGTGAAAAAGctgtactttggccatattgtcaggaaacatggagttgtagaaaaacaaattgtgcaaaGGGCTACGGAAGGTCAACAAGGAAGGGGACGtacaccaacatcttggactaatgatgtgaagctggtttctaaccaaggaatgcaaggtgcaacgcaatgccctccaaataaccaacatgcagttattaacctctaaattcGAGCCCTTTATATGATATGACCAGAGATGATATAGCATAAGGATACAACTTACACAATAAGCTTTCTGTCGTCTGTCAGTTGTGCATTCTTCCCCAGGTATAGCAGATTTCTTGTGAGGACTTTAATTGCATGATTTAACTCCTTGATTTGATAAATAAAGTATGTGATGTCAAAGATATTCTTCTCTCCATCTTCTACAACAAACAATATTGAAGCACTGAAATAAAAGCATAATAGGCAATCAAAGTGTCAAAACATGGGAATGCCATATACATGTACAGATtatatttggcttactgtatattcataacctccgcgtatcatGCCATATGTGTgtcccaatcaaattggtcgTTAGATGATATACACACACtggcgcggaggttattgatatccatcaatgacctatGCGGTATAATGACTTTCGCGTagtgcgcatctgttgcgccggaacTCTACACGCGCATGCAACTACCATTATATTTGCACATGGCATGcttgcgcagtgctgtaattggtaagtccgttttagcctgttcgattttttgaagggctaaatataagttttgataaaattgtttatttcaacaaatttcgagaataaaatcttgagatttggttgagtgatgagttaaaaataACGAAAGTTATGAattaggttaataactttgcatcggttatatagcagggcattgtgaaaaatctaaacattttttttttttttttttaatatcctcggaatatccctcggttccaaaggcaaaatgtttagatttttcacaatgccctccaaataactaatgcgcagttattaacctataaataatacACTACAAAAAGTGAGTTATACAaatacaatttaatacacttttgatactaGTATACTGTAGTCAGCCAGAATATGactacatttttgtttttgtaatttatacaagtccaatttgatacactttaaaTTTTGATATTCCTCTAGCCACTCAAAAtgaactaagttcaatttgatacactttacatacactaaaaaatttaatacatttttgagaCACTGTATGCaaccagaatttgactaagttcaatttgatacactttaccaAAAAAGATCTTCTCTGACTTAACATACACCAAAAAACTGGCAAAGTTCAATTTgacacacttttgatacatttttgatacatttgggtggtatttgatacagttttgataccctatattttTAGTTGATACATTATCAATACAGCCTTCGtacatatcaaaactgtatcaaattgccatttgattcagttttaatacactttgatacacttttgatgcACTttttgctgtatagaatttcagCTAGGGTGAATACATGGTGTACAAGATTCTTATTTTAGGATCAGTTTAAAAAAATAGTATGATAGTATAATAGTAATATGCATGCAAGTGGTTTGTTCAGGCTACAATGGTGTCATCATAGGGGACTATTTAGTTAGGCTGTTTTAAATTCTTGATCCAGGAGATGCACTGTGCGatgttcaatgtttttgatatgtttattttgagaaggaaaaaaaaaaagttttcttttaaataaaaaaagaattctGCATTTCTgcatgattttacaaatgcacacACGTTGAGACaagcctctttttttttttgcctaaacaCACATGAAAAATTGCCCCTTTTTTGGCATGGACGATTCACACATGTTTAAATTGAAGCGACTTGCCCAAACCTACTTTGGTTGTCCATAGAGCTCCCATGCCTTGACAAGCCCCTCACACATTCCATCTGTACAGGGATTGTCTGGAACCTGTTGACTATTATTAGGAATGCCATGTTCTTGCAATACTGCTCTGAAAATGTCGgatataaataagtaaaataatcAGGTGGGAGTGTTTTATGTTAGTATTATTAGTGTATTTAAGTGGTAGTATGTTACTAGCAACCACTTGCCATAGTATTAATCTCAACTTGTCTCAATTCAGCAGGTTTGTTCCAACTCACCTATGTAGTTGTGTTGTCCTCACACTCATTGCTGCTAAACCACTTGCCATGCTCTTAATCTCATCTCGTCTCAATTCAGGAGGTTTGTTCCAACTCACCTATGTAGCTGTGTTGTCCTCACACTCATTGCTGCTAAACTAATTGAATTGGTAATAATTTCAACTCGCCTCAATTCAGCAGGTTTGTTCCAACTCACCTATGTAGCTGTGTTATCTTCACACTCAATCCTACTAAACCATTTGCCATGGTATAATTTCAACTTGTCTCAATTCAGGAGGTTTGTTCCAACTCACTTATGTAGCAGTGTAACTCTCACTCATTCCTGCTAAACCACTTGCCATGCTATTAATCTCAACATGTCTCAATTCAGCAGGTTTGTTCCAACGTACTCACCTATGTAGTTGTGTTGTCCTCACACTCATTGCTGCTAAACCACTTGCCATGCTATTAATCTCATCTCGTCTCAATTCAGGAGGTTTGTTCTAACTCACCTATGTAGCTGTGTTGTCCTCACACTCATTGCTGCTAAACTAATTGAATTGGTATTAATTTCAACCTGCATCAATCCAGGAGGTTTGTTGGGCTGGAAATGCAGCAAATAGTCAGGTCGCACAACAGCTAGAGTCACAGGCTGTTTGATTtagaataaattattaaaaaaatgtaaaatataaaatgaagtaaaaatcccCACTTTTTGCATTCCAAGCACCTACCACGAAATATGccgcaaatatattcctttttttACAGTTTTCTGTAGCAAGAAAACGGTTTTCTGCAGTAAGAAAACGGTTTTCTGCAGTAAGAAAATGGTTTTCTGCAGTAAGAAAATGTTTTTCTGCAGTAAGAAAACGGTTTTCTGCAGTAAGAAAACGGTTTTCTGCAGTAAGAAAACGGTTTTCTGCAGTAAGAAAACGGTTTTCTGCAGTAAGAAAACAACGGTTTTTCTGCAGTAAGAAAACGTTTTTTCTGCAGTAAGAAAACGGTTTGCTGCAGTAAGAAAACGGTTTGCTGCAGTAAGAAAACGGTTTGCTGCAGTAAGAAAACGATTTTCTGCAGTAAGAAAACGATTTTCTGCATAAATCTTGACAAACCTTGTGGCAGCCTTCCTCCTGAACCTGCTTGTAGATTTTGAACAGCCTGCCTGTGAATTCATCAGCTTCAATGGTACTGAAATAAAGCAATCACAAGTACATCTGATACACcttgaggaaaaaaaaaaaacaggtttatctCTGGTCACCCACATTCATAAAATTGTGCAGTACATTTTtcccttgtttttgtttttgtttgttttattattatttttttgttaagAAATTATCTAGCAAAATCATTAAAAGCCCAAAACAATTGAAACATCATTCCGGAAACCAAAATGTATAAGTGCATTTCCAACCTCCGGTGAGAGCAGAGGTCCCAATTtgaaaattacccccccccccaccgctgatatttattgcacagcccctaaacaatAAAGAAGATACAGACGTGAAGGGTGTATCTACTCACCATCATTGGGTCCAACTTACTGTGTGTAGGGATCTATGCTCCACCTGTATCATacaaactcaccttttcagtgcCGATGTCAAGAATTCATCATCCTTAGTAACCCTCCACATCAATTCATTGAATCCCGCCTGCATGTACACCGCTTTCTGATAGAGAACTCTCGGAACAGGAGATGGAAATAAAGTATGTGGCATGTATGCAGCCTCATCTTGTCTATCTGTCACGGCATAAAGTAGTCCAGTGCTCATAGCTCTGATGTTGGAGAATGCAGCCAGATGATTAAGGTCCGCATCACTCAGTGGAAGTTTTATAGCATCGTTATGTAGAGACATTTTGCAATTTGTGTTGATCTTTCTTCTCTCACGTTATAATCAAGTTTTAATACCTGCGGGACAATGAAATTGGTATTAAATTGGGAATAGCTCATTATTCAAGGGTCAGAAAACTGTTAGGGTTTGGGGTATATCAGGTaaggattaaggttagggttagtgttagcatTTAAGGTTAGTGTTagtaaaagtaggtaatggtgaatccaacggatgaggacacaaaacacatcaaggatcaataaatgatacaagaggataccttgaatatgaacaactggaaagaaaaagagcaaggtacatcaacttgatgtggggagcgggaggcaaaaccagcaaatgtaggccaaaaattaccagttccaaggctcacaaaagtgctaaaccagcaaaaacaacaaggatcaatgggaatacaaaagtacactagaacaagtgatgaaaatcactgtgcacataaacagacagaagtgtcagcaaaacagtacaaaagtacactggtgcagacaaacaaaactgaacaggcaaaaaaaaaaaaaacaaccgacgctttgagcagataaactgctcttcttcagggacagacaacaaaatataaaagcaaacacagaaaactacatgctgtagtttaaaacaaattcaagtcaaaactgaattcaagttcaaatagaactcagtagcaaacaagacaagctcagagcaaaataagcatgtcttccCTCAATGAAAGATTGAAAGTTCTTCTGTCAATGAAAGAAAGTTCATAGTTAGTGTTAGGGATAAGGGATAagattagggtcagggttatgtaACTACTATCTAGTAAATTACTTCTACCTTTGCAGCTTGTACTTCAATATTAAGTGGTACAGTGTGCATCGCAACGGTCATTGTAAATATTTTATTTGCTTTTTCCCATTACTCATCACCATCAAGGATTATAATACCTTCCATATCACATTGAAGCGATGGGAAAAGATTAGGGATGTATCATttgattctcaggggggcatggtAGTTTGAGTcagacagaatttttttttagctGCCAAAGGCagcttaatatttttattttccattttacAATTATACATTTATACAGAGTTGGGGCATTTTTTTACTCATCACTGgggtgggtgatttttttttgcatctgtCCAGTGGGCgatgtttttttctttaaaactctCCTATGCTTTTCTTCCCCCAGAGTCaaactttgtcaatattgctgtttttcttgttttttgccaaatttttcttttcaaaaatacctagggatgtcattttcttagggaaggggggggggtcatgaatatgtcggtgaccgagtcaatttttatgaccccctattgtGGGCTAAAATTTTCAtgaccccctatcttgggtcaaaaatatttatgaccccacccCCCCCACTTCAAAcatacacagactcaagacaaattattcattgcggaAGAAAGGCGCCAAGCGCCCAAAACTTATACCAAAGATTGTGCGAACATTGACTGTTAAGTTCAAGAATGCGAATGCAGCGCACAAAAATTTTGAGCCACCATCCCTTAAATTAAATCCTGAGTTATACTTCTAATCATGTTAggtatattacatgtatatagtaCATTGCTTCTGGTATACAACTTAATTCTTCATTAATAATTGGTATACAACTTAATTCTTCATTAATAATTGCTATTACCAATAATCTTTCTGTTTACTGTTACTCCAACTGATATATATATCGATCTATGTTAATTGTATTTGATGATATTGATtgatgaataaatatgaatgaatgaatgaatgaataaaaaaataattctataaccctcttattttgggtgttaaaaattatgccccccctatttttggttttaaaaattctatgaccctcCAATATATTCATGAcctcccttccaaagaaaatgacagccccctaatgaCGATTTGTCCTAATCCTTCACTTTGAGGAAATTTGctcacaattttaatttgtttgcactttcgctgggatcactgaatatacCTTTTAAGGACATTGGATGTCTGACTATTGTCCCATGGGATGCTAGTCATAAACAATTATCCATGTCACAAGAcaagacatataggcctaccgtatttcgtcaaataaacacccccgggggcgttacatttccCCAAAGGGGcacatttattcaaggtcaattttagaatgataattcctgttgaaatcattaaaactcacgctaaaatgacgaactatgaactagaaacactgacttctggttcacttccgagtttccaatccagattttcgccaattattgacgctattatcgaccatgtggacaacttggtaagcttactacaccagagatgccaatcttccgattttaattggaattccgattttttttgtatttttccacaaaaaaaatctgattttctaaataaacttttgcttctattgaacagtcaggaacacattgaattagtatacattgctagctgttcagtagaagtaaaagtaattaaaatgtacaactttatccaactttgtaaacataaattggcatttttttaagtagcagtatttctatggtttccaacattaaataacaagtaatttagggcatataacttgcttttttggccaaaaatattttttgaaaatttaacaaaaaaatagggggggggtcaaaaatttgatgaatcatcgtttttatattgcgcattatatatatccatttcagccatgttatcaggccaaaaaaagtctttggagaatgtctctcatgtacaaaagtataggaaactgaacatttaaaacaacttttttgggatgaaggaagcattttttcaaaaagtctaaaacaggtttttatgttaaaaatggccttttggggtactaattctgctaaaaattgcctgggcttaggtacctaatttgcatattttatggtataattttgagaaaacaagccttgaagaatattacatgtataatagatggtCTTCAAGGCTTGTtatctacaatcaacgaaaaaagtcttgaaacgcttgcgCTTAAATAagggaaaactgtcaccccctctcccccgtgcaatgttgagaaataccaaagtcttcagcggtttcccaatgtgttccaacattgattgatggggagagggaagggttaatcattgttgtagatgtcatgcttgttcccaggcaaaatatacgtcatttccatgatcatatgaaattctgcacgaatttcgacagagtgtaccaagcgcccaaggacttttttcagagattgtctctgccgaatgcaaaatatttcatctaaatttcgtttttggctcataactcaaaaacggaatgtcgtatgagcttctcattgcacacgatttgagagtggattatatgctttggaatcataacaaaattgttgataaagaaattggtttctttaggaagtggtcactgcaatcacccctatgctaaaatacacacattttgcaattatagctctaaactgctctaaaatgtcgtttttgtcccataactcaaaaacagaatgttgtatgagcttcatatttcacaggattcgaagtagaccatgtacttaggaatcataatacaattgctgataaagaaattggttggttcagggagtgggcactgaaacaccccataccccaacttacacgcatttaatgaaatttttatgctatatctcaaaaccgagaaatcgtttcaaacacatatttcgtaattacggctctaagctgcatgatttcgagttgcctaatttatttttaaaattaatattaaagttcaccttcatagcacttgtcagataggtgaatgaacgttagaaaaagaaaattgagttttaatttaatactaaaaccgcatgtacgttacgatttgtaatgaagtaaataataaactacgactatcttcagtagatagcattaacttgtttttgacatgatgtaacaactatcttcagcagatgtgtGCTTCACAAATGtgtgtatgtataatgtgtggggtgtgtgcgtgcatggtgtagggcgtgggatgtatcctggggtagggcggagggggtttgtaggactattataagatcacatttaaatcggaaagtatttcatttgggagcttttgggaaagaaataaagaaatgataaaatcaaatcaaatcaaacatagagaaagaaaggaagaaaaaaagacagaaaaaattaagccaaaatgtatacttcaagtatttataataaacaaaaaattttcaccaggttcaccgtcgcaaataataaatgagacagaaaaagtgataccgcctgggaatcgaaccgaGACCCTCAGGTTTATAAGACCtctgccttaaccacttcgccacgggagcttcgtgattaagacgcttgtaatttgaacctataagcgccacttcaactttttttccacgctcatgtttttatttatttaaaatgtctttcgttcattctttcattgattgaaactaagtattttatttaaaatgactttcgttcattctgtcattgattcattattgatctttctttccttctttcttttctttctttctttctttctttctttctttctttctttctttcttttttctttcttttttaatacgaagaaagaaaaaagaagtatagaaataatgaattcataatttagcaatgattcacgcaattaaaacacgaatagtcaaatggtgtaaagtgtaaacccataatggtaatctgtaatggtaaactgctgcattgaacaacgtgcatactgagcagtttgccctgcattgatattaatatatacgtatagatatctatttcaattcaaaatggtaaactgctaacaaatttcataaatgcgatcaatgtgtcattacttttgtattcaaacattctcaattggtatagccaatgtaAGCGAAcatcacgcttcatgagatgcggcctaaaaaccataaaaggtcgattttggaccattttgtcattatggtaaactgatacactttgccgtttgcactatacagctttacactttccccgatacctgactactataaaagaccaaaactggttacttcgattgcgaaatggcagcgtggcgcctgcaacggcttagtccttcgactggtaatcttttgactattgattgatgcgaatggttcaatcccgtggtggtcgattttttctttaagtgtattcaattgttgttctcttttttgtcttcttttttttttctcaccgcaaaagcgtattttattataaataatatccagaaatgagttgtttcaaattgtcacatcataatctttctgattcgctcggataagcctatactcagcaaacacaggttttacagaaaacatttacatgttgggttatattataaagggtacagaacgttttaataaaattcaaaaacattttggaaaacatgctgcaaaacattgtaatattttttaaaaactatatttgtagtgtttttgaattatgagacaaaaacgagattttagtcataattacgaaatgtgtgtaatttagcataggaggtgttttcagtgaccattccctaaataatccaacatctttgtcaacaattttattatgattcaaagggatattatatattcccaaatcgtgtgcaatatgaagctcat
This Amphiura filiformis unplaced genomic scaffold, Afil_fr2py scaffold_54, whole genome shotgun sequence DNA region includes the following protein-coding sequences:
- the LOC140144427 gene encoding glutathione synthetase-like, producing the protein MSLHNDAIKLPLSDADLNHLAAFSNIRAMSTGLLYAVTDRQDEAAYMPHTLFPSPVPRVLYQKAVYMQAGFNELMWRVTKDDEFLTSALKSTIEADEFTGRLFKIYKQVQEEGCHKPVTLAVVRPDYLLHFQPNKPPGLMQVEINTNSISLAAMSVRTTQLHRAVLQEHGIPNNSQQVPDNPCTDGMCEGLVKAWELYGQPNASILFVVEDGEKNIFDITYFIYQIKELNHAIKVLTRNLLYLGKNAQLTDDRKLIVDGMEVAIVYYRTGGDPSHFTSEMEWKFKLIAEQSLAAVCPSISWHLADTKKIQQELSQPRAVERYLSDPEMISNMRSTFAAQYSLDLTAEGDKAAAMGIANPQNYVMKPQREGGGNNIYGDDIRVKLEELAGQQERSGYILMERIMPTVVKNYELCRGKSVDMQDMVSELGIYGVLVCKEDQVAINKASGHLLRTKNVMNNEGGIGAGASAMDSPYLV